The Streptomyces griseiscabiei genomic sequence GTGGGCTGTCGGTGGTTTGTCGGTGGGGGCTGGGACCGTCGTCCGCATGACACGAATCGACAAGAACGCCAGCGGCGCGAAGGGCGCTGTCACCGTGCGGGGGCTGGTCAAGCACTACGGCGAGACCAGGGCGCTGGACGGTGTCGACCTGGATGTGCGTGAGGGCACCGTGATGGGGGTGCTCGGACCGAACGGGGCGGGCAAGACCACGCTCGTACGGTGCCTGTCCACGCTGATCACACCGGACGCGGGGCACGCCACCGTGGCCGGCTACGACGTCGTACGGCAGCCCCGGCAGCTGCGCCGGGTGATCGGGCTGACCGGGCAGTACGCGTCCGTGGACGAGAAGCTGTCCGGCTTCGAGAACCTGTACATGATCGGCCGGCTGCTGGACCTGCCCCGCAAGGAGGCGCGGAGCCGGGCCACCGGTCTGCTGGAGCGGTTCTCGCTGACCGACGCGGCCAAGCGCGCGGCGGGCACGTACTCCGGCGGTATGCGGCGGCGGCTCGACCTGGCCGCGTCCATGATCGGAAGCCCGGCGGTGCTGTATCTGGACGAGCCGACGACCGGACTGGACCCGCACACCCGCAACGAGGTGTGGGCCGAGGTGAAGCGGATGGTCGGCGACGGGGTGACCGTGCTGCTGACCACCCAGTACATGGAGGAGGCCGAACAGCTGGCCTCCGAGCTGACCGTGATCGACAAGGGGAAGGTGATCGCGGGCGGCCGGATCGAGGCGCTGAAGGCCCAGGTCGGCGGGCGCACCCTCCGGGTCCGGCCGGCCGATCCGGTGCAACTGCGGCCGTTGGCCGGGGAGTTGGACGGGCTGGGCATCACCGGGCTGGCCACGACCACCGTGGACACCGAGACCGGCACCCTTCTCGTACCGATCCTCAGCGATGAACAACTGACCGCCGTCGTCGGCGCGATCACCGCGCGTGGCGTCACGATCGCCTCGATCAGCACCGAACTGCCCAGCCTGGACGAGGTGTTCCTGTCGCTCACCGGCCACCGGGCCAGTGCGCCGCAGGACGCCGCTCCGTCCCCCGCCTACGAGGAGGTCGCCGTATGAGCACCGCCACCGTGCCCGCCACCTCACCCGCCACGTCGCCCGCCACGGGCGAGGCCGACGGCCGGATCGGGCTGCGGGCCCACGCCCGGCACACCGGCGCGCTGGTCCGGCGCAATCTGCTGTGGATCCGGCAGGACCCGGAGTCGATGTTCGACGCGGTCCTGATGCCGATCGTCTTCACCCTGCTCTTCGTGTACGTCTTCGGCGGCTCCATCGGGCAGGCGCTCGGCGGCGGCCAGGAGCAGTACGTGCAGTACGTGGTGCCGGGGCTGATGGCGATGATGGGCATGAACATCGCCATGGGCGTCGGCACGGGCTTCAACGAGGACTTCCAGAAGGGCGTCATGGACCGCTTCCGGTCCCTGCCGATCGGCCGGTCCTCGGTGCTGCTCGCGAAGATCTCCGTCGAGTTGCTGCGCATGCTGGTCGCCACGACGATCCTGCTGACCGTCGGGGTCCTCATCGGCTTCGACATCACCAGCTGGTTGGGGCTCCTCGGGGCGGTGGGCCTGGCCGTCGTGTTCGGCTCGTCCCTGATGTGGATCTTCCTGGTGCTGGGCGTGACGATGAAGAACGCTCAGTCCGTGCAGGCCATGGGCTTCCTGGTGCTGTTCCCGCTGCAGTTCGGGTCGTCGATCTTCGCACCGACCCAGTCCATGCCGGGCTGGCTGCAGACCTTCACCGACTACAACCCGCTGTCGGCCCTCGCGGACGCCGCGCGCGGACTGATGACCGGCGGGCCGATCGCCCACGATCTGATCGTCACGCTCTGCTGGTCGGTGGGGCTGACGGCGGTGATGGCACCGATCGCGATCCACAAGTTCAAGACGAAGAGCTGAGGTTCGGGACGGAGAACCGGCCGCCGGGCCCGGGCACCGGCGGCCGGGGTCAGACGAGGGCGGTGGCCTCCTCCGGGGTGAGGGCGCCGCCCTCGGCGTACGCGCGGTCGTACGCGGCGGCGTCCAGCCGGGCCCGGACCACGGCATCGGCCTTGGCGCGGGCCTCCACCTCCATGGGGCTGGAGAAATGGCCCGGCGGCAGCAGCGCGTCGGCGGCGCCCAGGAGACGGGCGGCGTCGAGGGCACGGGCCCCGTCGTCGACCTCCGCGACGGAGATGGCGGCGGTCACCAGATGGATGGCGGGCATATGGGGCGCGACCATCCGGGACAGTCGGTCCAGGCTGCGGTCCAGCGCCTGCCGCATCAGCCGCAGCGCCTCCTCGTGGCACCCGTCCATCATCTCCAGCCAGCCCTCGACACCGAGGACGAACCCGGCGAAGAGCACGAAGCTGGCCGCGGCGAAGTCCTCGCGGAGCAGCGTGATCTGTTCCCGGGCCTCGGCCATGCGCCCGCTGCGGCCGAGCCGGACCGCGAGGAAGAGCCGGGCCGCGGGCACCGCCTCTCGGGCCACCCTGCGCCCGGTGTCCAACACCTCGAACAGCATCTTCTCGCCGCGCTCGACGTCGCCGCTCTCGATGTACACACTGCCGAGCCGGACCCCGAGCACCCCCGACTGGGCGTGGGCGCCGAGCCGTTCGGCGTACGCGATGGCCCGCTCGAAGTCGGCGGCGGCCAGCGCGAACTCGCCCCGGCGCTCCAGGGACTCCCCGCGCGCCGACAGCGCCTCGGCGGCGCCCCAGGCGTCCCCGAGCCGGTCGAAGATCTCGAGCGCCTCGTCGGCGTCGGCGATGGCGTCGCCCGCCCAGTCGGTGCGGTTGGCGAGGATGTTGGCCCGCATCTGCAGGGTCTGCGCCAGCTCCCAGGCGAACCCGAGGTCGCGGCAGGTGCGGATGTTGGCGTCCAGGACGGCGCGCAGCCGGACCATGTCGCCGGTCAGCAGGACGGCGTAGAACCACATGAACCCGGGGAAGCGGCAGGTCTGCGGCTGGCCGGGTTCGTAGGTGGCGCTGATGACCCGCAGTTTCTCCTGGCTCTCGGGGGTCTCCCAGGCGGGCAGCTCCATGTCCATGCAGGCCAGATGGACGAGATGCACCCCGCGCCGGGCCTCGTCGAGGACCTGCGGGCTCATCGGCGGCGGACTGTCCACGGTCCGTCCGCGCAGGTCCGGGACGGGGCGGGCGGGCGCGGTGAACGGGTCCGGGCCGAGATCCTTGACCTGGGCGGACCAGTGCCGGGCCTCGGTCTTCAGATCACGCATCTGCCAGTACCAGCACAGCGACAGCGACAGACAGAGCGCCTCCTGCTCGTCCCGCTCGGCGACGGCGTACCTGAGGGCGGTACGGATGTTCTCGTACTCCAGCTCCAGCAGCTCGATCGCGGCACGCTGGCCGGAGCCGCGCAGCAACGGGTCGGTGGCGCGGGCGAGTTCGCGGTAGTACGTGAGGTGGGCGCGGGCGGCGGCGGGGCGGGTGCCCGTCTCGTCGAGGCGTTCGCCGGCGTACTCGACGACGGTCTCCAGGAGCCGGTAGCGCATTCCGTCGTCCGCGCCCGTGCCCGAAGGGGCGGCCACGACGAGGGACTTGTCGACGAGCGAGCCGAGCGCCTCCAGCGCGGCCGGTCCGCAGACGGCCTCGGCGGCGGCCAGGTCGCAGCCGCCTGCGAACACCGACAGTCTTCGCAGGACGTCCCGTTCCT encodes the following:
- a CDS encoding ATP-binding cassette domain-containing protein, with amino-acid sequence MTRIDKNASGAKGAVTVRGLVKHYGETRALDGVDLDVREGTVMGVLGPNGAGKTTLVRCLSTLITPDAGHATVAGYDVVRQPRQLRRVIGLTGQYASVDEKLSGFENLYMIGRLLDLPRKEARSRATGLLERFSLTDAAKRAAGTYSGGMRRRLDLAASMIGSPAVLYLDEPTTGLDPHTRNEVWAEVKRMVGDGVTVLLTTQYMEEAEQLASELTVIDKGKVIAGGRIEALKAQVGGRTLRVRPADPVQLRPLAGELDGLGITGLATTTVDTETGTLLVPILSDEQLTAVVGAITARGVTIASISTELPSLDEVFLSLTGHRASAPQDAAPSPAYEEVAV
- a CDS encoding ABC transporter permease; its protein translation is MSTATVPATSPATSPATGEADGRIGLRAHARHTGALVRRNLLWIRQDPESMFDAVLMPIVFTLLFVYVFGGSIGQALGGGQEQYVQYVVPGLMAMMGMNIAMGVGTGFNEDFQKGVMDRFRSLPIGRSSVLLAKISVELLRMLVATTILLTVGVLIGFDITSWLGLLGAVGLAVVFGSSLMWIFLVLGVTMKNAQSVQAMGFLVLFPLQFGSSIFAPTQSMPGWLQTFTDYNPLSALADAARGLMTGGPIAHDLIVTLCWSVGLTAVMAPIAIHKFKTKS
- a CDS encoding AfsR/SARP family transcriptional regulator; the encoded protein is MRYRILGTTQALQADGTPVPVGGARLRALLTVLALRPGRTVPASALVDEVWADDPPADAPAALQALVGRLRRALGPDAVASLNGGYRLTAAPDDIDLHRFERLADDGARALADGDAARAASVLDDALALWQGPPLADLPDRAAEAARWETRRLDAHRARLAAALALGRPETALPDLTALCDTHPLDEPLQSLRLQALRDTGRTAEALAAYEEVRRLLSARLGTSPGRALRTLHADLLTEAPRKGRGEPREKPHEPAPDKAPPRGPSGSAPHPARPPGNLRARLTSFVGRDTDIDTLRHDLTTTRLVTLLGPGGAGKTRLSQEAAETLAETVPDGVWLAELAPVDDPANVPEAVLTALGARETVLRGAGAEEMRVAADRQDDPLTRLAEHCARRRMLLILDNCEHVVDAAAHLVDQLLQRCPELTVLATSREPLGVPGELLRPVEPLTEPHALRLLADRGAAARPGFTVDADPEAAAEICRRLDGLPLAIELAAARLRMLTPRQIADRLDDRFRLLTSGSRTVLPRQQTLRAVVDWSWELLDEEERDVLRRLSVFAGGCDLAAAEAVCGPAALEALGSLVDKSLVVAAPSGTGADDGMRYRLLETVVEYAGERLDETGTRPAAARAHLTYYRELARATDPLLRGSGQRAAIELLELEYENIRTALRYAVAERDEQEALCLSLSLCWYWQMRDLKTEARHWSAQVKDLGPDPFTAPARPVPDLRGRTVDSPPPMSPQVLDEARRGVHLVHLACMDMELPAWETPESQEKLRVISATYEPGQPQTCRFPGFMWFYAVLLTGDMVRLRAVLDANIRTCRDLGFAWELAQTLQMRANILANRTDWAGDAIADADEALEIFDRLGDAWGAAEALSARGESLERRGEFALAAADFERAIAYAERLGAHAQSGVLGVRLGSVYIESGDVERGEKMLFEVLDTGRRVAREAVPAARLFLAVRLGRSGRMAEAREQITLLREDFAAASFVLFAGFVLGVEGWLEMMDGCHEEALRLMRQALDRSLDRLSRMVAPHMPAIHLVTAAISVAEVDDGARALDAARLLGAADALLPPGHFSSPMEVEARAKADAVVRARLDAAAYDRAYAEGGALTPEEATALV